GCCCATGCCGCGCCTGCGGGCCGGGTGCGGCATGCATCGTCGTTATGCGGGACGGGGTAAGCTGCGGTCGATTGGCGTCGGGGCGCAGTCCGCTGCCGGGCGATATCCGTCACACCCGCAGGCGGTCCTCCATGATGTCCATCAGGTAGCGGCCATAGTCGTTCTTCAGCATGGGGGCGGCCAGCGCGCGCAGTGCGTCGTCGTCGATGTAGCCCCTGCGCCAGGCGATTTCCTCGATGCAGGCGATTTTCAGCCCCTGCCGGTCCTGCACGGCCCGCACGAACGAGGCCGCCTGGTGCAGCGATTCGAAGGTGCCGGTATCCAGCCAGGCCACCCCGCGCCCCAGGAATTCCACCGACAGGTTGCCTTCGCGCAGGTACAGGTTGTTCAGGTCGGTGATTTCCAGCTCGCCGCGTGGCGAGGGGGTGAGCCGGGCGGCCAGTTCCGGCGCGCGTCCGTCATAGAAGTAGAGGCCGGTGACCGCAAAGCGCGACTTGGGCGCGGCGGGTTTTTCCTCGATGCTGATGACCTTGCACGCGTCATCGAATTCGACCACGCCGTAACGTTCCGGGTCGCGCACCTTGTAGCCGAACACCACGCCGCCGTGTTCCAGTCCGGCGCACTGCCGCAGCAGAGAGGGCAGCCGGTCGCCGTAGAACAGGTTGTCGCCAAGGATCAGGCAGCTGGGTTCCCCGGCCAGAAAGTCGCGCGCCAGCACGAAGGCCTGGGCCAGTCCTTCGGGGCGGGGCTGCGCGATGTAGGTGAACGCAAGGCCCAGTTGCGCGCCGTCACCCAGCAGTTCGCGAAAGCGCGGTTGGTCCGCCGGGGTGGTGATGATGCATATTTCGCGGATGCCCGCCAGCATCAGCACCGACAGCGGGTAGTAGATCATGGGCTTGTCGTACACCGGCATGAGCTGTTTGGAGACGCCCATGGTGATGGGGTAGAGCCGCGTGCCGGACCCCCCGGCGAGAATGATGCCTTTCATGCCGACCTCTCTGGTGATGGTGCCGTGCGGGCACGGCAGTGCGGCATGGTAGCCGGGACGGGGCGGGAAGGGAAGGGGGGGCCGGGCGGGCGCTTCCGGTGGAGGCGCAACACCGCTCCGGCGGATTGCGTGGCGAACGGCCCGGAGGGAATGGGGGGGCGCTGTCTGGTGATGCGCGCTGGCGGGCGGTCCGGCGCGGGCCGGACCTGGCCGGACCTGGCGGGACCTGGCCGGGCCGGGCGTCCGGGCAACAAAAAAGACGGCCTAGCCGTCCTGTGGCACCCTTTGCGGAAGGGCTTTGGGGTGTGCTCGCGTTTTTTGGTGGTCCGGGGGGAACAGCCTTGGGGGAGGGCCTTGGTGCGGGGTTCCCCCCGGACGCGAGACGAGACACACTCGAGAAGAGGTATACCCCCGGAACCATGGCCCGTCTGTTAGAAATTTTGCGGGGGGTGGTCGGACATGGCGGTAAGTGGTTGCTGACGTCCGGTATTGTTGAGGAATGGGGAAATTCTAATGCGGGGGCGGTGCTGTGGCCGTTGTTGGCGGGGGGAAATCCCGACCTTGCGGGGCGGGTGGGGGTGTGCTATCGACATCGGCCCTGCAAGTCGGGGAGCTTGGCGCGGCGAAAAGGCTGGCGCTGGCGCAAGGATGCGGCCCGCTTGTGGCCGCCCGGACGGAATTTTACGAACATTTCCGGGGCTCGGCGGCGCGCCATGGCATTCCGGGGCATTCCGGGGTTGACTTCCTGCCCGGAATGAGGATAAGTCAGCCCTCTCTCGTCATGGAGGATACTAATGTACGCGATTATCGAAACGGGTGGCAAACAGTTCCGCGTCGAAGAAGGCGCCAAGATCTTCGTCGAGAAGCTCGAGGCCGAAGCCGGCAGCGAAATTGTCATCGATAAGATTCTGATGCTGGGCGGCGGCGCGTTTTCCGTCGGCGCTCCCTATGTGGAAGGCGCGAAGGTCACCGCTGAGGTGGTCGAACACGGTCGCGGCGAAAAGCTCATCGTGTTCAAGAAGTGGCGCCGCAACGACTCCCGCAAGAAGCAGGGCCACCGTCAGGATTTCACGGCCCTGAAGATCAAGGCCATCCAGGCCTAGCGCCAAGGAGAACACGTCATGGCACATAAAAAAGCAGGCGGCAGTTCCCGTAACGGTCGCGACAGCGCCGGACAACGCCGCGGCGTGAAGCGCTTCGGCGGCGAGCGGGTTCTGGCAGGCAACATTCTCGTCCGTCAGCTGGGCACTCGCGTGCACCCCGGAGACAACGTGGGCATGGGCAGGGACTACACCCTGTTCGCCACGGTCGAGGGCACCGTGAAGTACGAAAAGTACACCCGCAAGAAGAAGGTCCAGACCCGCGTGCACGTGGTGCCCGCCCAGGCGTAGGCCAGGCGCACATACACGTCCACGGCTTGCATTTCCGGGGCGGAAGTCGCGTAGCGCTCTTCCGCCCCTTTCGTGTTTGCCACGCGCTCCGGTCCCGTGTAGTGCACGGGCCAGATCGGCCAACCCGGCCCGTTTGGCAGGTCGCGTGACCGGCCAGGGGGCATGGTGGGCGTGGCGGGCACCAGCGGTCCCCCCGGCTTCTTCGGCATCCGTCGCGTTCACGGCGTTCCTTGGTGTATACTGTGCCGGGGGGCACGGGTATCGTCGGGCATGTCGGCGGTTTCCGGCCTCGTCTCGGCTTTCCGGACGTTCCGGGCGCCGCATCCATCGCTTATCCACAAGTATTCAAGGCAGGCTCACCATGCGCTTCGTTGACGAAGCCACCATCACGGTTCGCGCGGGCAACGGCGGCAACGGCTGCGTTTCGTTCCGCCGCGAAAAGTTCGTGCCGCGCGGCGGTCCCGACGGGGGCGACGGCGGCGACGGCGGCAGCGTCATCCTGCGCGCCTCCACCCGGCTGCTGTCGCTGTACGACTTCCGCCTGCAACGCAACTACGAGGCGCAGAACGGGCAGGGCGGCATGGGCAGCCAGTGCCATGGCCGCAAGGGCGACGACCTGACGGTGGAATTGCCGTTGGGCACCCAGATCTATCAGGTGACCGACGACGGCGAAACCCTGCTGGCCGACCTTTCCGACCCCGACACGGCTTTCGTGGTGGCGCAGGGCGGGCGCGGCGGCAAGGGCAACGAGCACTTCAAGTCGTCCACCAACCGCGCCCCGCGCTTTGCCCAGAAGGGCGAGGCCGGCGTGGTGCTCTCGCTGCGCCTGGAACTGAAGATCCTTGCCGACGCGGGCCTGCTGGGCCTGCCCAACGCGGGCAAGTCCACCTTCATCTCCAAGGTGTCGGCGGCGCGTCCCAAGATCGCGGCCTATCCGTTCACCACGCTGACGCCCAACCTCGGCGTGATGATCGACGATGCCGACCCGGAGCAGCGGCTGGTCATCGCGGACATTCCCGGCCTCATCGAGGGGGCGCATTCCGGGCAGGGCCTTGGCCACCGCTTCCTGAAGCACGTGGAGCGCACCCGGTTCCTGGTGCACATCCTGAGCGTGGAAGACGTGTCGCTGGACAGTCCCGACGGCCCGTGGAGCGGCTTTGACCTCATCAACGAGGAACTGGTGCGCTTCGACGCGGACCTTGGCCAGCGGGTGCAGTTGCAGGTGGTCAACAAGATCGACCTGCGCACCGCCGAAGACGTGCAGGCCCTGCGCGAGCGTGCCGCGGCCGACGGGCGCACGGTGCTCTTCATGTCCGCGCTCACGGGCGACGGCGTGGAGGAAGTGGTGACCGAGATGTGGCGCATGCGCGACGCGCTGGACAACAACGAGGCCCTGGTGCGCCTGCGCGAGACCGAGGAATTCGACGAGGAAGAAAGCGACATCGAGGTGATCTGGGTGCGCGAATAAGTCCGGCGCAAGCCGGCGACGCGCCCCGCATCCCAACGGAGCGACGGCATGTCCAGACGGGACGAGGCGAAGCGGGACAGGGCGGATACGGCGGGCGACTGGCAGGCCGAGCGGCGCAGGGCGCTGGCGGATGCCCGTTGCATCGTGCTCAAGGTGGGCAGCGCCGTGCTGACCAACGGCGATGGGCTGGACCTTGCCATGGTGGAATCGCTGGCGGACCAGCTTTCCGCCCTGCAGGAAGGCGGGCGGCGCGTGGTGCTGGTGTCTTCCGGCGCGGTGGCGGCGGGGCGCGGCGTGCTGCGCAGTTGCTGCGAGATTGCGGGCATGCCCCACCGGCAGGCGGCATCGGCCATCGGGCAGAGCCGCCTGATGCATCATTATGATGAAGCCTTCGCCCGGCGCGGGCGCATATCGGCCCAGGTGCTGCTGACCCGCGACGACCTGAAGAGCCGCAACCGCTTTCTCAACGCCCGCAACACCTTTGCCGCGCTGCTCGACTGGGGCGCCATTCCCGTGGTCAACGAGAACGACACCGTGGCCGTGCACGACCTGAAGTTCGGCGACAACGACTGTCTGGCCAGCCTGCTGCTGAACATCGTGGAAGCCGACCTGTTCGTGAACCTGACCTCGGCGGGCGGCGTGTTCGCGCAAAATCCGCAGAACAACCCCGATGCCTGCGTCATGGACTGCATCGACGACGTGCACGGGCTGGATCTGGACGGGCTGTGCGGCGGCAAGACCTCCGTGGGCACCGGCGGCATGTATTCCAAGCTGCTGTCCGCGCGGCGCGCCGCGCAGATCGGCGTGCCCACGCTCATCGTGCCCGGCCGCGAGCCCGACGTGCTGGCCCGCGCCTTCGCGGGCGAGGCCATAGGCACCTGGGTGCGCGCCGACGTCAGGACGGTTTCGCGCCGCAAGTACTGGCTGGCCTACCAGTCGGACCCGGCGGGCACCGTCACCGTGGACGAAGGCGCGGCCCACGCGCTGCTGCAAGGTGGCAAAAGCCTGCTGCCCGGCGGGGTATGCGCGGTAGAGGGGGGCTTCGGCTCCGGCGCGCTGGTGCGCGTGGCCGCCCAGGACGGCACGGTCATCGGGGTGGGGCTGTCCAACTATGCGGCGGCTGAGCTGCGGCGCATCATGGGCCACAAGCGCCACGAGGTGGCGGCCCTTCTGGGTGACGCGCACTATCCCGAGGTTATTCACCGCGACAACCTGTTGCTGGATGCCGTGGTTTAGTCGCGAGGATTTTGCCGCATGGCGGCGTCAAACAGGGATGGTTGCTGCGGTCGAGTACCACAAAAGTACACTCCCTCCGCAACCATCCTGTTTTCCTTGCCCTGCGGCAAACTTCTCGCGACGAAACTGGATGGACTGTCCGTAAATGCTGGCGGTGAGGCTCCCAATTCGCCCCATACTGTAGGATTCCATTTCCTGTTCTGAAGCAAGGACCCCGCGCATGACCGTACACGCACCGCACGCCACGCCCCCCTGCATCCTGACCATCGCCGGGTCCGATTCCGGCGGCGGCGCGGGCATTCAGGCGGACCTGAAGGCCATGACCGCCCTCGGCGGCTTCGGCATGAGCGTCATCACCGCGCTCACGGCCCAGAACGGCCTGGGCGTCACCGGCATCCACGCCCCGGACGCGGAGTTCGTGGCCCTGCAACTGACCACCGTGCTGGACGGTTTTCCCGTGGTCGGGGCCAAGACGGGCATGCTGTTCTCCGCGCCCATCATCGAGGCCGTGGCCGACGTGCTGGACGCCCGCAAGAATTTTCCGCTGGTGGTGGACCCGGTGTCCGTGAGCCAGAGCGGCCACCGCCTGCTGCGCGAGGACGCCGTGGAGGCCATGGTGCGCCGGGTGCTGCCCCTGGCCGACCTGTTGACCCCCAACCGGCCCGAGGCGGAAATGCTGGCGGGCATGGACATCGCCACCGAAGGCGATGCCCGCGAGGCGGTGCGCCGCATCCTGGGCATGGGACCGAAGGCCGTGCTGCTGAAGGGTGGGCACTTCGAGGGCAGCGGCGACCTGGTGGACTGGCTGGGCCTGCCCGGCGGGGCAGACGGCGAAGCGGACATTGTCGCGCTATCCCAGCCCCGCGTGGACACCCCCAACAACCACGGCACCGGCTGCACCCTGTCCGCCGCCATAGCCACCTGCCTGGGGCTTGGCATGAAACTGCTGCCAGCCGTGCAGCGCGCCCAGCGCTACCTGAACCTGTGCCTGCGCGAAAGCTACACGCCGGGCCGGGGCTTTGGCCCGCCCAACCATGCCGCGCCGTTGACCCTGCGGGATTTCTAGCGGATTGCCGACAGCCCCGCCCCGTTGGCAGGGGTACCGCACGGCATGCGCCGCGTGCGCCGCGTGCGCCACATGCCGTGGAAGGGGCGGCATATCCGGCATATTCGGGCCGCCCCATGGGGCGGCCCTTTGCATTTGCAGCGCGCGGGATTGCCCGACGGCCTGTCTTCGCGTCCAGTCAGACGGACGGCCGGACTGATGGCCGGACTGATGGCCGGAAGACCTCGCAACGGCCTGCAAAACGGCTGGTCCCGCTCCTGCTTCCTTCACCAGGTGCCGCCAGAACGGCCCGAACCTGCCGACTTGGAAATATCATGGACCTGAGGTAGGCTTTTTCAGGTGCGGAAAGCCCCTGTCGGGTCGCCATTCGACCATGGGGCTGGGCGCCCGCTCCGGCGGTCAGTCTGGCCTGGTTGTCAGCCCGGTCCGGTTGCCAGTTTGGCCCGGCGGCCAGTCTGGCCCGCCTGCCAGGCTGGTTTGACCGCAGCACCGCCCGCAAACCGATCCCGCTCGGCCCATCCCGCGCTTTTCCACCCGTAGCCAGCGCCACCCCGAACGCCTCCACAGGACGATGCATGACCCCCCCCCTGCCCACGTTCCACGCCCCCGCAGAGCGTTCGGCCGATGCCGACCTGCTGCGCCAGGCCGGGCTGTTCCGCGATCCCACCCTGGTCAGCCTGCTCGATTCGGTGACGGACATCGTGCTGATCCTGAACCGGCACCGCCAGATCGTCTTCGTCAATCGCAACCTGCTGGACCTGCTGTCCCTGTCCGACGGCACCAATCTGCTGGGACTGCGCCCGGGTGAACTGTTCCACTGCGAGAACGCCTGCGAAGGCCCCGGCGGCTGCGGCACGGCGGACGGCTGCCGCGAATGCGGGGCGGTCAAGGCGGTCCTGTGCGCCCTTGGCGACGAGCGCAGGGTGGAGGAATGCCGCATCACCCAGCGCAAGGGCGACGACGTGCTGGCCTACGACCTGAAGGTCTGCGCCACGCCGTTCGACAGGGACGGCGAGCGGTTCGTCATCTTCGCCATCAACGACATCAGCCACGAGAAGCGGCGGCGTGCGCTGGAGCGCATCTTCTTCCACGACATCCTGAACACGGCGGGCGGCCTGCGCAACCTGGCCCAGATGATCCTGGAAGAAGTGCCCCTGGACCTGCGCGGCGATACCATGCTGCTGCACCGTTTTTCCAACTCGCTGGTGGAAGAGATCGTTACCCAGAAGCTGCTGCTGGCCGCCGAAACCGACGAACTGCCGGTGGACCCGCACCCGGTGGACGGGGTGGAACTGCTGCGCGACGTGGCCAACCTGTACGCCGGGCACGAGACCGCGCGGGGGCGTGCCCTTACCGTGCTGTCCTGTGCCGCCGACACGGCCATGGTCACGGACTCCACGCTGCTGGGCCGGGTGCTGGGCAACCTGGTCAAGAATGCGCTGGAGGCCACCCCGGAACAGGGCGAGGTGCTGCTTGGCTGCGACTGCGACGGCCAGTGCGTCACCTTTCGGGTGCGCAACCCCGGCTACATCCGGCCCGACGTGCAGCGCCAGATATTCCAGCGTTCGTTTTCCACCAAGGGTGCGGGGCGGGGGCTTGGCACCTACAGCATCCGTCTGCTGACCCAGAATTACCTGAAGGGCCGGGTGGGCTTCGAGACATCGCCTTCGGGCTGGACGGAATTCTGCGTCCGCCTGCCGCGCAACGCCTTCAACGGTACGGTGTCCGATACGCCCGATACGCCCGATACGCCCGAAACGCTTGGTCCGCCCGATACGCCCGATGCACCCGGAAACGTGCCGGGCGAGGCGCCGGGGTTCGCCTCCGGGTGGGCGCGCGAGCAGGGGCAGGGGGCTGGTGAAGGCCCGTTGTGGACCGACAACGGCGGCGCGCCCGGAAGCGACGCAACAGCATGGGGGAGCGATGACACAGCCGTTGCGCGTGCTGGTCGCTGAGGACGACTCCGTCGGCGCCGCCCTGCTGTGCGGGCTGCTGGCGCGCGAGGGGCATGTGGTGATCGGCCCCGCCGCCATGGGCGAGGAGGCCGTGCGCCTGGCCCGAGACGAGCGCCCCGACGCCGTGCTCATGGACATCTGGCTGGCCGGTGACATGAACGGCGTGGAGGCCACCCGCGCCATCACCGCCGACTTCGACATCCCGGTCATTCTGGTTACCGGCGCCACAGAGGCCACGGACCACGACCTCATGGAACAGGTGGCGGGCAGCGGCGCCCTGGGCTTCATGTCCAAGCCGGTCACCGGCGACGCCCTGCGCATGAACCTGCGCATCGTGCGCCACCACACCCGCCTGCACGCCCGGTTGCGCGACAGCGAGCAGCGCTACCGTTCCATCTTCGACAATGCCGTGGTGGGCATCTACATGGCCGACCCGGACGGGCGCTATCTGGTGTCCAACCGCGCCTTCGCCGGGATGCTGGGTTGGGCAGGCCCGGGTGATCTGGTTTCGGGCGTGCGCTCCATCGACGCGCAAATCTACGAGGCGCCGGGGCGGCGGCAGGAACTGCTGGCCCGCTTGCGCGCCGAAGGCACGGTGGCGGGCTTCGTTTCGCAGGTGTACGGCCGCGACGGCGACCTGCTGTGGGTGTCAGAACATTGCACCGCCGTGTACGACTGGGCGGGCGAACTGCTGCACTACGAGGGCATAGTGGTCAACGTCACAGCCCGCATCGAGGCGGAGCAGCGCTGGCGCACCACCCTCGGCATCCTGCGCAGCACCATCGACGCCATGCCCGACCACGTGGTGCTGCTGGATCTTGATCGCAACGTGATCATGGCCAACGCCTCGTGGGTGCGCCAGATGTGCGGGCCGGGACTTCCGGATGCGCCGGATCAGACGGATACGGGAGGGGCGGTGGACGGCACGGTCATGGTGCGCTGCCCCGACTGCGTGTCCGAGGACGGCGGCCCCACGCCCCTCGACCGCTTTCTGCTGGAGTGCAGGCACCAGTCCGGCCCCGTGCGCCTGCTGCCCGGCGGCGAGCCGTGCGTGTGCAGCGTATCGCCCTACCGCACGCCGGACGGTACGGTCATCGGCGCGGTGCTGGTGCTGCGCCGCGACGGTGAAGGATGCTTCGCCGCTTGCGAAGGGTTGGCCGCACCGGCGGGCATGACGGGGCGCCGGGGGGTGTGATGCGCAAGCACCAGTTTGCCAAGATTGACTGCGACTGCACCCGCCGGGCCACCCATCTGAAGTGCGTTTTCTGCGGGGTGATGGAATACCGCAGCCTGGACGAGGCGCGCCGCATGACCCTGGGCCAGGCCGAATGCCAGCATCCGGATGCGCCACAGGTGCCCCCGCAGGAAAAGTTCCGGGCCATGATGGGCGGCACGCTGGATTGCCTTGCCCCGGACTACGACACCCATTTCAAGCAGGACTGATACGGGTTTGGCCGGATCGGGCAGGGTGGGCCGGATCGGGGGGCCGCTCCGGCAGTCGTGCCGTCCCGGTGTTGGCACTCTCTTTTTCAGCGGGGTTCAGGCCTGCTGTCCCCTCCCTGTCGGCTGGCGCATGACCATGTCCGCTTGCCGCGCGTGCCGACCAGCCCCTCTGTGCCAGCCAACGCATCTGCCCTGACCAACGCATCTNNNNNNNNNNNNNNNNNNNNNNNNNNNNNNNNNNNNNNNNNNNNNNNNNNNNNNNNNNNNNNNNNNNNNNNNNNNNNNNNNNNNNNNNNNNNNNNNNNNNGCCCTGACCGGCGCATCTGCCCTGACCGGCGCATCTGCCCTGACCGGCGCATCTGCCCTGACCGGCGCATCTGTCCTGTCCGGCGCAGTTACCCTGACCGGCGCATCTGCACGGGCCATGCCTGCCTGCACCGTTCTGCCTCGAACGGTGCAGCTTCGTTTCCGTCCGACAAAAAATCATGTTTCATTGGCGAGTGCCCTGCGTCGGGTGATGCCGCAGGTTCATGGTTCGCATGCAGCATCCATCGCCGCGTGGCCGGGAACACCATTGTCCCGCCCCGGTGGCGAATGGGACGCGGCAACACGGTGTGCGCTGGCGCACAAACTATAACATCGTCTCATGCCGTGGACGCACCATCGTCATGATGGCAAACTTGCGGCAGCGGTGCGGACGGTGTGGAGCCATTGCCAGGACAGCGCTTTGATCGGAGCACGCAGGTCCGGAACGATAGTTCTTGTTTTCACGATCTAAACATCCTGTTGTTTTTTCCGATATTGCAGATAGGATCAATGGTTCTACCGTGCGCACGGGGTGCGCGCGGAATCACCCAGACGGGGGTCATGATGGGCATTCGGCAAAAACTCTTTCTCCCCTTCGCGCTGTCGGTTCTGTTGCTGGGCGGCGGTGCCTACTGGTTTCTGGCTGGCGAACTGACGGACCTGAAGGGGGTCTTCCTGCGCCAGATGGCGCGGGCCAAGGCCAACGAGGTCGGCCAGTCGGTGGAACTGCTGGCGGCGCAGGCCCTGGAACAGGCCGCGCTGTTCTCGCAGTTGCCGGAAGTGCAGGCGGCCTATGCCACGGCGCTTTCCGGCAAGATAGACGACGAAAAGGATCCCATGGCGCAGCAGGCGCGCGAAGCCCTGCGCCGTGAACTTGCCGCGCACCTTGCCTCGTTCGAGGCGGTGACGGGGCGCAAGTTCAAGCTGCACTTCCATCTACCCAACGGGCGCAGCCTGGTGCGGCTGTGGAGCAAGAAGCAGATCAAGCGCGACGGGCAGGACATCGACGTTTCCGACGACATCTCCACCTTCCGCAAGACCGTGATGGACGTGAACCGCACCGGCCAGCCCATGAAGGGCATAGAGGTGGGGCGCGGGGGCTTCGACATTCGCGGGGTTTCGCCGGTGAAGGGCGCGGACGGCAAGCAGATCGGTTCGGTGGAAGTGCTCATCGAGTTCGCTCCGCTGCTCAAGATCGCCTCCAGCGCCGAGGGCGAGGACGTCCTGCTGTACATGAACGCCTCTCTGGGGGCGCTGGCCCAGGGCATGAGCGACACCGCAAAGCATCCGCGCGTGGGCAACGACTTCATCTTCGCCTCGGGAAATCCGCAGATTCCCGCCGCCGCGCTGGTCACCCCGCAGCTGCTCCAGGCGGGCAAGCAGGGGCTGAGCACCGCAGAGGGCGGCGATACTGCCCTGGTGGCCTTCCCGGTCAAGGATTACCGGGGCGAGCAGGTGGGCGTGTTCGTGCATGCCTCGAACATCAGCGGGGCCACGGCCATCTTCGAACGCTTCTCGGGCATCATGCTGGGGGCGCTGCTGGCGCTGCTGGTGGTGCCGGGGGTGGTGTTCTCCGTGCTGGTGTCGCGCTTCGTCACCACGCCGGTGTCGCGCGTGGTGGCGCTTATCCGCGACATCACCGAGGACCGCGCCAACCTGAACGACCGCCTGAACGACGCGGGGCGTGACGAGATCAGCCAACTGGCCCGGTGGTTCAACCGGCTCATGGGCAAGATCGAGGACATCCTGTGCTCGGTGGAAGGCTACAAGAACGTGGTCAACGCCATCCCCGACCCGGTGTTTGCCGTGGACGACGAGTACAACATCATCCTCGCCAACACCGCCGTGGCCCGCATCGCCGGGGTGGACGACGGCGAGAAGGTGCGCGGTCGCCGGTGCAGTTCCATCTTCAACGCCTCCATCTGCGGCACCTCCAAGTGCCCCATCAACCAGGCCATGCAGCGCGGTGGCCGGTACGAGGCGGACATCGTGGAGCTGAACATCCTTGGCCAGACCCGCTACGTGCGCCCCTACGGCGACATCGTGCGCGACTGCCACGGCAACAAGGCCGGATATCTGGAAGTGGCCAGCGACGTGAGCGAACTGGTGATGAAGGAACGCGACCTGCACGCCCACATGGCGCGCATGGAAACGGTCAACGCCGAGCTGGTTTCCGTGGCCGGGCAGGTGGCCGACGCCACCGGGGCCATCGAGAGCCAGACCGAGGGCGTGATGCGCGGCACAGAGAACCAGCGCGGGCTGATCACCGAATCGGTGACCGCCATCGAACAGATGAACGCCACCATCATGGAGGTGGCGCGCAGCGCCGCCAATGCCTCGCGCCAGGCCGACAGCGGTCAGGCCCGTGCCCAGGAAGGGGCGCGGGTGGTGGATGAGGCGGTGACGGCCATCGGCCAGGTCAGCAACCTTACCGGCGTGCTGCGCGGCAACCTTGGCGAACTGGGGCGGCAGGCGGAATCCATCGGCCAGATCATGAACGTAATCAGCGACATCGCCGACCAGACCAACCTGCTGGCGCTGAACGCGGCCATCGAGGCGGCCCGCGCCGGTGACGCCGGGCGCGGCTTTGCCGTGGTTGCCGACGAGGTGCGCAAGCTGGCGGAAAAGACCATGAACGCCACGCAGGAAGTGCGCCGGTCCATAGAAACCATCCAGTCCGGGGCCACGCGCAACATCGCCAGCATGGAAGAGGTGGCCGGTGCCGTGGACAACGCCACGACGCTGGCTGGCCGCTCGGGCGAGGCGCTGCGCGAAATCGTGGCGCTGGTCAACGACACCTCGGCCCAGGTCACGGCCATCGCCACGGCGGCAGAGGAACAGTCCGCCGCCAGCGAGGAGATAACCCGCAGCGTGACCCAGGTCAGCGATCTGTCCGACGACACCGCCCGCCGCATGGAAGAGGCGGCGCGGGCCATCAACGACCTTGGCGCGCTGGCCGCGCGCCTGCGCGAGATCGTGCAGGGCTGACGCCCGCGCGGTGCATGATGCAACACGGCCCGCTCCCGCAAGGGGGCGGGCCTTTTCGCGTTCGGTACCAGGGGGCGGATGGGGGGGGGCAGGGAGGCGGCACGGAACGGAAGAGCGCGTCCCGGCAGCGTGGATGGGCGAGCGTGAATGGGCCAGCGTGGCCGGAAGTGGCGGCGGGTACATGGTTGCCGTTCTTGGTGGCGTTCATGGTGTGTGGTTGCCGGTAGTGATGCGTGATGGGCGCCCGTGCACCGGAAAAGGGCGGGGGCAGGTGCGTTCGTGCCATGGTAGGCCGGGGTCGACTGGGGGCGCATGGGGCCGACCGGGGTTGACCCGGGTTGACCGGGAGCGCATGGGGCAGCCTTGGGCCGCCTCGGGTCGAGCGGGGCAGCCTTGGGTCGAGCGGGACAGCCTTGGGCCGCCGGGGGTAGCTTGGGGCGGCGTGGAGCGATTCGGGTCGACCTGGATAAATAATGGTGGTGCGTGTACGCACAAAGTGGAGTATTGTTGACACCAGTTGATTGTAGGTGCTAGTCGGACGAAGAGATGGGCGCAGGCCGGAACATTCCGGCCTTCCCGACGGACCATGCGGTGCCGCGTGCGGCACCGGGGGTGGCATGGCGGGTGGCTGCCCGCCGCGAGAGTGCGCGGCGTGCGGCCGATTGCGAGTGCCGGATGGTGGGTGCGCCGTGTGCCTGTAAGGCGCGGGGTGTGCCAACGAGCGCCGAAGCGGGCCGTGCGCCCGCAGTGTCTGCATGCGCCGTGCGCCATGCATGCGTAAGGACGCGCGAATGGCCAAGACCACCTTCACCCTTGCGGAAGCGGCGAACCTCCTGAGCTGTCACAAGGAGACGCTTCGCCGCGCCATCAAGGACGGTACGTTGCGGGCTGCCCGCCTGGGGCGCGGCTACCGCATATCGCGCAGTGACCTGG
This DNA window, taken from Nitratidesulfovibrio sp., encodes the following:
- the proB gene encoding glutamate 5-kinase, producing the protein MSRRDEAKRDRADTAGDWQAERRRALADARCIVLKVGSAVLTNGDGLDLAMVESLADQLSALQEGGRRVVLVSSGAVAAGRGVLRSCCEIAGMPHRQAASAIGQSRLMHHYDEAFARRGRISAQVLLTRDDLKSRNRFLNARNTFAALLDWGAIPVVNENDTVAVHDLKFGDNDCLASLLLNIVEADLFVNLTSAGGVFAQNPQNNPDACVMDCIDDVHGLDLDGLCGGKTSVGTGGMYSKLLSARRAAQIGVPTLIVPGREPDVLARAFAGEAIGTWVRADVRTVSRRKYWLAYQSDPAGTVTVDEGAAHALLQGGKSLLPGGVCAVEGGFGSGALVRVAAQDGTVIGVGLSNYAAAELRRIMGHKRHEVAALLGDAHYPEVIHRDNLLLDAVV
- the rplU gene encoding 50S ribosomal protein L21; the protein is MYAIIETGGKQFRVEEGAKIFVEKLEAEAGSEIVIDKILMLGGGAFSVGAPYVEGAKVTAEVVEHGRGEKLIVFKKWRRNDSRKKQGHRQDFTALKIKAIQA
- the rfbA gene encoding glucose-1-phosphate thymidylyltransferase RfbA produces the protein MKGIILAGGSGTRLYPITMGVSKQLMPVYDKPMIYYPLSVLMLAGIREICIITTPADQPRFRELLGDGAQLGLAFTYIAQPRPEGLAQAFVLARDFLAGEPSCLILGDNLFYGDRLPSLLRQCAGLEHGGVVFGYKVRDPERYGVVEFDDACKVISIEEKPAAPKSRFAVTGLYFYDGRAPELAARLTPSPRGELEITDLNNLYLREGNLSVEFLGRGVAWLDTGTFESLHQAASFVRAVQDRQGLKIACIEEIAWRRGYIDDDALRALAAPMLKNDYGRYLMDIMEDRLRV
- the rpmA gene encoding 50S ribosomal protein L27, translated to MAHKKAGGSSRNGRDSAGQRRGVKRFGGERVLAGNILVRQLGTRVHPGDNVGMGRDYTLFATVEGTVKYEKYTRKKKVQTRVHVVPAQA
- the thiD gene encoding bifunctional hydroxymethylpyrimidine kinase/phosphomethylpyrimidine kinase — encoded protein: MTVHAPHATPPCILTIAGSDSGGGAGIQADLKAMTALGGFGMSVITALTAQNGLGVTGIHAPDAEFVALQLTTVLDGFPVVGAKTGMLFSAPIIEAVADVLDARKNFPLVVDPVSVSQSGHRLLREDAVEAMVRRVLPLADLLTPNRPEAEMLAGMDIATEGDAREAVRRILGMGPKAVLLKGGHFEGSGDLVDWLGLPGGADGEADIVALSQPRVDTPNNHGTGCTLSAAIATCLGLGMKLLPAVQRAQRYLNLCLRESYTPGRGFGPPNHAAPLTLRDF
- the obgE gene encoding GTPase ObgE — its product is MRFVDEATITVRAGNGGNGCVSFRREKFVPRGGPDGGDGGDGGSVILRASTRLLSLYDFRLQRNYEAQNGQGGMGSQCHGRKGDDLTVELPLGTQIYQVTDDGETLLADLSDPDTAFVVAQGGRGGKGNEHFKSSTNRAPRFAQKGEAGVVLSLRLELKILADAGLLGLPNAGKSTFISKVSAARPKIAAYPFTTLTPNLGVMIDDADPEQRLVIADIPGLIEGAHSGQGLGHRFLKHVERTRFLVHILSVEDVSLDSPDGPWSGFDLINEELVRFDADLGQRVQLQVVNKIDLRTAEDVQALRERAAADGRTVLFMSALTGDGVEEVVTEMWRMRDALDNNEALVRLRETEEFDEEESDIEVIWVRE